TAAGCCGCTGTACAGTTTGCGGCGCCTGCATTTCCCCCTGCCCGGCCCAAGCAATGGAAAAAGTCGGCCGGAAGGTCACTGTTGAGGAAGTTTTAAAAGAAATAGAAAAAGATTCCGTTTTTTATGACCAATCCGGCGGCGGTGTTACTTTTTCAGGCGGTGAACCCCTCACCCAACCTGACTTTCTCTACGCTTTGCTGACTGCCTGCAAGGAAATGGGGTTCCAAACGGCCGTTGATACGTCCTGTTATGGAAAACGTGAAACTCTAAAGTCAATTCTGGATTTCAGTGACCTTTTTTTGTGCGACATCAAACATCTCGATTCAAAAAAACATCGGGAGTTTACCGGTGTGGACAATTCCCTGATTCTGGACAACATCAGTTGGTTAAGCACAAACGCTCGCCAAATCATCATTCGGGTTCCCGTCATTGCAGGCTTCAATGATTCACCCGACAGCATTCAGGCCATTGGACAGTATGTACAAAATCTGAAAACCATAAAACAAATCGACCTTTTGCCGTATAATAGTGGAGGAATCGCCAAGGCGGAGCGGCTCGGCAAGAGCGAGCGAGTGTTCAGAAG
Above is a window of Anaerohalosphaeraceae bacterium DNA encoding:
- a CDS encoding glycyl-radical enzyme activating protein codes for the protein MDYKQITGTIFDIKKYAIHDGPGIRTTVFFKGCPLRCSWCHNPESWETNPEMLHRPVRCIQCGRCLQICPNQALSRINGKIHRDLSRCTVCGACISPCPAQAMEKVGRKVTVEEVLKEIEKDSVFYDQSGGGVTFSGGEPLTQPDFLYALLTACKEMGFQTAVDTSCYGKRETLKSILDFSDLFLCDIKHLDSKKHREFTGVDNSLILDNISWLSTNARQIIIRVPVIAGFNDSPDSIQAIGQYVQNLKTIKQIDLLPYNSGGIAKAERLGKSERVFRSRRLSVEQMKKLAQTLQEMGFCVKIGG